In a genomic window of Thunnus thynnus chromosome 16, fThuThy2.1, whole genome shotgun sequence:
- the si:ch211-266g18.10 gene encoding axoneme-associated protein mst101(2) isoform X31, which yields MTEGDKSGPSSAASEPNAAAAAPPASSEKPKGLGLLNKLRVSVELMIALAALLSWVVVGVVMFDFVEYKAVPDIQQIITDPVQAVNDAVDEVSSLLNKFQECAPDLSDPMSAATYAADEIAEAKDGFVRYFSDEEGNFYLSYVDPVIIGRRAFHSTNDLVCGVVGSIRDTLCAIMDTIIDIILAINRGIIDLGFIDPVVIGRNVFSVTNDTVGVIMGYIQDALCFILDSVLDIMKDVQHSVGFSPMAVLKRTAEITTEQINMLVSYFSTLLMGEQGILPEVSIDPMKVVEDAVLEVSDKKDLFMAYISSMFVGDQGEPLATPVVDVVTEKDEISPADINLVRRKGEFLPPFEKVTEIMHAAKHEAVPAPEISEAPDSKMEEEEETEVPTEADGKETEEDDVKHAGLEETELEPSLKDEEILDAADSEEEKQEEAKEVDAVEEEEEEEEIKTEEDGAHMENEEEQEEEKEEGSVDTEKEEEDFKIEDDDNEQEEEEDIKTEEAEVKEEEELEEEEEAKTAENLVEYSEEEEETKTEEEVVEDEEDGEEEEEDEEEEEAAKTEEDFVEDEEEEEEEEEEAKAEEDFVEDEDEEKIEETKTEDEEEEEEEEEEEDGEEETKTEEGLGEEEEEEEEEEEEEETKLEEVLGQDEEEEEEEETKTEDMVEDEEEEEEEEEEEETKLAEALAQDEEEKESEEEEAITEEDVVEADEEEEEEEETEAAAATIDKDMETRDYDHEDDKEKDLHGDEDTDVKDQSVKTDWDDQALEEEDYKAVEEEKEEEKEPSVQHLHLEILSAEQLNDDSLVSESDDEDEEETMTSPHVHDKDEHADIVDDHDENNNNSENGKTEPKRKRKVHIPAERVRRVGSRAAHKEEHKQHDKVLKDAKERHAIKEVKDALMKDLKATEIEKEEKKENKTKVEKTVAIKPKEEKPKKEAKPEVKPTEKIPEKPKEEPQKKKVPKPSKEKKEVKKPSKEEKKEKKHLKEEKEAKKPPKEDKEVKKSPKEEKEVKKPLKEEKEVKKPLKEEKEVKKPPKEEKEVKKPPKEEKELKKPPKEEKEAKKLPKEEKEEKKPHKEEKEVKKPHRVEKEEKKHLKEEKEEKKPHKEEKEVKKPHRVEKEEKKHLEEEKEEKKPHKEEKEVKKPHRVEKEEKKHLKEEKEEKKPHKEEKEVKKPHRVEKEEKKHLKEEKEEKKPHKEEKEVKKPHRVEKEEKKHLKEEKEEKKPLKEEKEVKKPHRVEKEEKKHLKEEKEEKKPLKEEKEVKKPHRVEKEEKKHLKEEKEKKPPKEEKEVKKHLKEEKMPHNVTLFKKEREDKKPSKEETAEKKHVEKKEVKKPLKEEKEEKEAKKPSKEEKEDQKPSKEKKIQPSKKEREDEKALEEKRKMKEKVQKPSEKEKELKKLPKEEKEMKKPSAEEKPHRKEKEPTKKEKEPTELHKEEKEPAHPKVVHELKKHLREKEEELLHPKEEREPKKPSKEEKEPEKPPKKAKEVTKPPKEEKVVAKPPKVEPEKISKEKKQPVSKEVKEEKKERHLKEEVVPKKPSKEEKEPSKHPKMEEKERKGPTKKETEPKKLSKEEDREELSKEKKEVKISKVVKEVKKIHKEEHEPKKTSKKETEPTKPSKEEKEVKKAPKEDKEPAKKKDIKTEAKPQKAARGIKVVKKEVASVLKKEHLNVTKAAVEYKKPVKVLKAAKKHIIPVLKKEHMNVTKTVAAPKEPKKESKQKIKRKPGKPDIDEVKEKKKTIPTKKEVPKEKAKAAPAKKEAAAPKEKPEPVILKKGHGGPARNASLVKEKVKIVPMKKDVKVAKEKVKAVFAKTTAEVSKQKPKPVHIKRETAPLRIKPSLVVKEAGAPQKNVSLTKEKAKVVPLKKEAVLKEKAKAKTSQKEHEAKPVHAKKEPEATKEKPKPAHEKKVAPSKSEETKKEKVKSLLRKKEPKVPEEKVKPKAMLREKAKPVRVKKELETCKEKDKPAAVKKVMSKEKTKPVRVKKEDRVLKEIQESAKKEKSAEKKATKEEKVKAEPAVSDSFLMDEELPYFQCFFVDEDEAQFPFYAFSPL from the exons ATGACTGAAG GGGACAAATCCGGCCCCTCGTCCGCCGCCAGTGAGCCCAATGCAGCAGCCGCAGCACCACCGGCGAGCTCTGAGAAACCTAAAGGTCTGGGGCTCCTCAATAAGCTGAGAGTGTCTGTGGAGCTGATGATTGCTCTGGCTGCTCTGCTGTCCTGGGTGGTGGTGGGAGTGGTGATGTTTGACTTTGTGGAGTACAAAGCAGTCCCTG ACATTCAGCAAATCATTACGGACCCTGTGCAAGCTGTAAATGATGCTGTTGATGAAGTATCCAGTCTGCTCAATAAGTTTCAAG AATGTGCGCCTGATTTAAGTGACCCCATGTCTGCTGCCACTTATGCGGCAGATGAAATAGCAGAAGCAAAGGATGGATTTGTTCGATATTTCTCAGATGAGGAGG GAAACTTCTACCTCAGCTACGTTGACCCTGTAATCATTGGCAGACGAGCTTTCCATTCAACTAATGACCTTGTGTGTGGAGTGGTGGGATCCATCAGGGACACACTCTGTGCTATCATGGATACTATAATTGATATTATATTGGCTATAAATAGAG gaATCATTGACCTTGGCTTCATCGACCCCGTGGTAATTGGCAGAAATGTCTTCAGTGTTACAAATGACACTGTGGGTGTAATAATGGGCTACATCCAGGATGCGCTCTGCTTCATTTTAGACAGTGTACTGGATATAATGAAAG ATGTCCAGCATTCTGTGGGATTCAGTCCTATGGCAGTCCTGAAGAGAACAGCAGAAATCACCACAGAACAGATTAACATGCTTGTGAGCTACTTCTCCACATTGCTGATGGGTGAACAAG GAATCTTGCCTGAGGTGTCCATTGACCCCATGAAAGTTGTTGAGGACGCTGTGTTGGAGGTCTCAGACAAGAAAGATTTGTTCATGGCTTATATATCAAGCATGTTCGTTGGTGATCAAG gTGAACCTCTTGCCACACCAGTTGTAGATGTAGTAACTGAAAAAg aTGAAATTTCTCCGGCTGATATTAATTTGGTCAGAAGGAAAG GTGAATTTCTGCCACCTTTCGAGAAAG TTACAGAGATCATGCACGCTGCCAAACATGAAGCTGTTCCTGCTCCAGAGATAAGTGAAGCCCCAGACTcaaagatggaggaggaggaggagactgaGGTTCCAACTGAAGCAGATGgcaaagagacagaggaagatgatg TGAAACATGCCGGCCTTGAAGAAACAGAACTCGAACCGTCACTGAAAGATGAGGAAATCCTTGATGCTGCTGACagtgaggaggagaaacaggaagaaGCAAAAGAGGTTGATGCtgtagaagaggaggaggaggaggaggagattaaAACAGAGGAGGATGGAGCACACATGGAAAatgaggaagagcaggaggaggaaaaagaggaaggaagtgTTGAcacagaaaaggaggaggaggacttcAAAATAGAGGATGATGACAacgaacaagaagaagaagaagatattaAAACAGAGGAGGCTGAAgtaaaggaagaggaggagctggaggaggaggaggaggccaaaACTGCAGAAAATTTGGTTGAatattcagaggaggaggaagaaacaaaaacagaagaagaggtggtagaagatgaggaggacggggaggaggaggaagaggatgaggaggaggaggaggcagccaAAACTGAAGAAGATTTTgtagaagatgaggaggaggaggaggaggaagaggaggaggccaaAGCTGAAGAAGATTTTGTagaagatgaggatgaggagaaaatagaagagacaaaaactgaagatgaggaggaggaggaggaggaggaggaggaggaagatggggAGGAGGAGACCAAAACTGAAGAAGGTttgggagaagaggaggaagaggaagaggaagaggaggaggaggaggagaccaAATTGGAAGAAGTTTTGGGacaagatgaggaggaagaggaggaggaggagacaaaaacagaagacatggttgaagatgaggaggaagaggaagaggaggaggaggaggaggagaccaAATTGGCAGAAGCTTTGGCAcaagatgaggaggagaaggagagtgaggaggaggaggcaatAACAGAAGAAGATGTTGTAGAGGCtgacgaggaggaagaggaggaggaggagactgaagctgctgctgccaccatTGATAAAGATATGGAGACCAGAGATTATGACCATGaagatgacaaagaaaaagatctTCATGGTGATGAAGATACTGATGTCAAAGATCAATCTGTAAAAACTGATTGGGACGATCAGGCTCTAGAGGAGGAAGATTATAAGGCAgtggaagaagagaaggaagaagaaaaagagccATCAGTCCAACATCTTCATCTTGAAATTCTGTCAGCTGAACAGCTCAATGATGACAGTTTAGTATCTGAAtctgatgatgaggatgaagaagaaaCGATGACTTCACCACATGTTCACGACAAAGACGAACACGCTGACATCGTCGATGATCACGatgagaacaacaacaacagcgaGAACGGGAAAACTGAACCTAAACGAAAGAGGAAGGTTCATATTCCCGCTGAGAGAGTCAGAAGAGTCGGATCCAGAGCTGCTCACAAAGaagaacacaaacaacatgataAAG TTCTCAAAGATGCAAAGGAAAGACACGCTATAAAAGAAGTTAAAGATGCCCTTATGAAAG ACCTAAAAGCCACAGAAAttgaaaaggaggagaaaaaggagaacaaaACCAAAGTTGAGAAAACCGTGGCGATAAAACCAAAGGAAGAAAAGCCAAAGAAGGAGGCCAAACCTGAGGTAAAACCTACTGAGAAGATACCAGAGAAGCCCAAAG AAGAACCCCAGAAGAAGAAAGTACCAAAGCCTTctaaggaaaagaaagaagtgaaGAAACCCTccaaagaagagaagaaggaaaagaagcatctaaaagaagagaaagaagccAAGAAACCACCTAAAGAAGATAAAGAAGTCAAGAAATCTCccaaagaagagaaagaagtcAAGAAACCActcaaagaagagaaagaagttaAGAAACCacttaaagaagaaaaagaagtcaAGAAACCTCccaaagaggagaaagaagtcAAGAAACCTCccaaagaggagaaagaattGAAGAAACCACccaaagaggagaaagaagccAAGAAACTACccaaagaagagaaagaggagaagaaacctcataaagaagagaaagaagtcAAGAAACCACATAGAgtagagaaagaggagaagaaacatctcaaagaagagaaagaggagaagaaacctcataaagaagagaaagaagtcAAGAAACCACATAGAgtagagaaagaggagaagaaacatctcgaagaagagaaagaggagaagaaacctcataaagaagagaaagaagtcAAGAAACCACATAGAgtagagaaagaggagaagaaacatctcaaagaagagaaagaagagaagaaacctcataaagaagagaaagaagtcAAGAAACCACATAGAgtagagaaagaggagaagaaacatctcaaagaagagaaagaggagaagaaacctcataaagaagagaaagaagtcAAGAAACCACATAGAgtagagaaagaggagaagaaacatctcaaagaagagaaagaggagaagaaacctcttaaagaagagaaagaagtcAAGAAACCACATAGAgtagagaaagaggagaagaaacatctcaaagaagagaaagaggagaagaaacctcttaaagaagagaaagaagtcAAGAAACCACATAGAgtagagaaagaggagaagaaacatctcaaagaagagaaagagaagaaacctcccaaagaagagaaagaagtgaAGAAACATCTCAAAGAAGAGAAGATGCCACACAACGTGACACTTTTCAAGAAGGAGAGGGAAGACAAGAAGCCTTCTAAGGAAGAGACAGCGGAGAAGAAGCATGTggagaaaaaagaagtgaagaaaCCTCtaaaagaagagaaggaggaaaaagaagcGAAGAAGCCCTctaaagaagagaaagaagatcAAAAGCCatctaaagaaaagaaaatacagccgtccaagaaagagagggaagacgAGAAGGCTCttgaagaaaagagaaaaatgaaggaaaaagttCAAAAGCCTTCCGAAAAGGAAAAAGAACTGAAGAAGCTTCctaaagaagagaaagaaatgaagaaacCTTCTGCGGAGGAAAAACCTCACCGAAAAGAGAAAGAACCaactaaaaaggaaaaagaaccAACAGAACTCcacaaagaagagaaagaacCAGCACATCCTAAAGTGGTACATGAACTCAAAAAGCATctcagagaaaaggaggaagaattACTGCAtccaaaagaagaaagagaaccAAAGAAGCcctcaaaagaagaaaaagaaccaGAAAAACCACCTAAGAAGGCCAAAGAAGTAACAAAGCCTCcaaaagaagagaaagtagTAGCAAAACCTCCAAAAGTAGAACCAGAAAAGATctcaaaagagaagaaacaaccAGTTTCTAAAGAggtgaaagaggaaaagaaagagaggcaTCTCAAAGAAGAGGTAGTACCAAAGAAACCAtctaaagaagaaaaagagccTTCAAAACATcctaaaatggaagaaaaagaaagaaaagggcCTACCAAAAAAGAGACAGAACCAAAGAAGCTGtctaaagaagaagacagagaggaactgtccaaagaaaagaaagaggttAAGATTTCTAAAGTAGTAAAAGAGGTCAAGAAGATTCACAAAGAAGAACATGAACCAAAGAAGACCTCTAAGAAGGAAACTGAACCAACAAAGCCTTctaaagaggagaaagaagtcAAGAAGGCTCCCAAAGAAGACAAAGAACCTGCAAAGAAGAAAGACATTAAGACAG aagctaaaccCCAAAAGGCTGCAAGAGGAATTAAAGTAGTCAAGAAGGAGGTTGCATCTGTCCTGAAGAAGGAACATCTTAATGTAACAAAAGCAG CTGTTGAATACAAGAAGCCTGTAAAGGTCCTGAAAGCTGCTAAAAAGCACATAATCCCTGTCCTGAAAAAGGAACATATGAATGTCACAAAAACAG TGGCAGCTCCCAAGGAGCCCAAGAaggaatcaaaacaaaaaatcaaacgTAAACCTGGAAAACCTG ATATTGATGAagtgaaggaaaagaaaaaaacaatcccAACAAAGAAAG AAGTTCCAAAGGAAAAGGCCAAAGCAGCTCCGGCTAAGAAAG AGGCAGCTGCTCCAAAAGAAAAGCCTGAGCCAGTTATCTTGAAAAAAG GACATGGAGGCCCTGCCAGAAATGCCTCCCTGGTGAAAGAGAAAGTCAAAATAGTGCCTATGAAGAAAG ATGTCAAGGTGGCAAAGGAGAAAGTCAAAGCAGTATTTGCAAAGACAA cagCTGAGGTTTCAAAACAGAAGCCCAAACCAGTTCATATAAAGAGGG AAACTGCTCCACTCAGGATAAAACCATCTCTGGTAGTCAAAG AAGCAGGAGCCCCACAGAAAAATGTCTCTCTAACAAAGGAAAAAGCGAAGGTGGTGCCATTGAAGAAAG AAGCTGTTCTGAAAGAAAAGGCAAAAGCAAAAACTTCACAGAAAG AACATGAGGCTAAGCCAGTTCATGCCAAAAAAG AGCCGGAGGCTACAAAGGAGAAGCCTAAACCAGCTCATGAAAAGAAAG taGCTCCTTCTAAAtcagaggaaacaaagaaagaaaaggtcaAATCACTCCTAAGGAAAAAAG AGCCAAAAGTCCCAGAGGAGAAAGTCAAACCAAAAG CCATGTTGAGGGAAAAGGCCAAGCCAGTCCGTGTGAAGAAAG AACTGGAGACTtgtaaagaaaaagacaaacctGCTGCAGTGAAGAAAG TCATGTCTAAGGAAAAGACCAAACCAGTCCGTGTGAAGAAAG AAGACAGAGTTCTTAAAGAGATACAGGAGTCGGCAAAGAAAG aaaaatcTGCTGAGAAGAAAGCTACCAAAGAGGAAAAAGTAAAAG CAGAGCCGGCTGTATCAGACAGCTTTCTTATGGATG AAGAGCTGCCCTACTTCCAGTGTTTCTTTGTGGACGAGGATGAGGCCCAGTTTCCATTCTATGCCTTCTCACCATTGTAG